The Sporosarcina ureae genomic sequence TGCAGGCTAATCCTGATGCTGATCCAAATCAATTGCCTGATTGGTTTATTTCTTCAATGGAATTAGCACCGGAAGCGCATGCGGACGTGCAATGTATCATTCAGCGCTGGATCGACAGTTCGATCTCTAAAACAGTTAACGCACCACGCGGCTATACAGTGGAACAAGTTGAAAGTGTGTATGAGAGATTGTATAAAGGCGGGGCGAAAGGCGGTACAGTATACGTCGACGGTAGCCGCGATGCACAAGTACTGACTCTGAAAGCGGAAGATAATATTCCGGATACAGAAGAAGTAGTTGAAGTGACAGATCAGCCGAAAGTTGTGCTCGTAAATACGATCCAAGCATTGCGTTCGACAAACGTCACGATCGGTTCAGAAGTGGGCGACACATGTCCAGTTTGCCGACAAGGTACAGTAGAAGAAATAGGTGGATGTAACACGTGTACCAATTGCCAAGCGCAATTGAAGTGCGGATTATAATTTAATACTAACGAAACCCCGAATGCTTATGCATTTGGGGTTTCGTGCTTTCATAGGTAAAATTTCACAATCTTCTTTTAGAAGTAAATGTAGTAGGAAAAAAAGTTAAATTATTCTAAAAGTCTATGTTGATATAATTTTCAAACTATTATATACTAGAAAAAATTGTTTGATTCATTATTAATCAATCAGACAAATATATTAAAAGACGGGAAAGTAGGGGTTGCATGCTGACATTTTTATCATCCATCGTCTTGCTAGTTATAGGTTATCTAACGTATTCAAAAGTGGTCGAAAAGGTATTTGTGATTGACGATGCAAGGAAAACGCCCGCCTATACACAGGCTGATGGGATGGATTACGTGCCGATGAGCTGGTGGAAAGGCTGGCTCATCCAATTACTGAACATCGCAGGTTTAGGTCCGATATTCGGGGCGATTGCAGGTGCGTTATATGGACCTGTTGCATTCATTTGGATTGTGTTCGGTAGTATTTTTGCAGGAGCTGTCCATGATTATTTTTCTGGAATGTTGTCACTGAAACACGGTGGTGCTCAATTCCCTAAAATTGTGGGAGAGTATTTAGGTGATATCGCCAGACGTTTCATCAATGTGATTTCAATTGTTTTAATGGTTCTTGTAGCGGCTGCCTTCACTGCGGGGCCGGCGCAACTTATTTCATCCATTACACCGCTCTCATTTATCGTGTCATTAATTATTATATTTGGTTACTTCGTGTTGGCAGCTATTTTGCCAATCAATAAAATTATAGGTCGTTTATACCCGGTGTTTGGAGTAGTGTTGATCGTTATGGCAGTTGGGATTGGTGGGGCTTTATTATTTGGACCTGAGAAAATCCCGAATTTAACTTTACAGAACTTACATCCTGGAGAGTTGCCAATTTGGCCGTTGTTAATGGTGACGATTTCTTGTGGAGCTATTTCTGGATTCCATTGTACACAAAGTCCAATTGTTTCTAGAACGATGAAAAAAGAGTCGGAGGGCCGGAAAGTATTTTATGGCGCAATGATTGCGGAAGGTATCATCGCAATGGTATGGGCTGCAGCGGGCATGACATTCTTTGGTGGTACGGCAGGATTACAAGGCGCTCTGGCTGCGGGTGGTCCAGCAGGTGCAGTAAATGAAATTTCGAGCACATTACTTGGTTCGTTTGGTGGAATGTTAGCTATTTTAGGTGTTATTATTTTACCGATTACAACAGGCGATACAGCTCTTCGTTCAGCACGTATGATTTTTACTGAAGCGACTTCCAAGTGGTTGAATCCCAATAAAAAGTGGGTGGTTTTGGCTACTACATTGCTATTAGGCGTACCGATGTTCTATCTATCGACAATCGACTACTCGTTCTTGTGGCGTTATGTTGGCGGTACGAATCAATTAGTAGCAGCGGTCATGCTTTGGACGGCAACATCTTTCTTAATCAGAGAAAAACGAGCCCATTGGATTGCGGGCATTCCTGCAATGTTCATGACCGCTGTTGTCGTGACGTACTGGATGTATGCTCCTGAAGGTCTGCATCTCGACTATGCCGTATCTGTAGGCACGGGAATTGCAGTTTCAGCTGCGATCGGTGTGTTTTACATACTGAAAGTCATTCAATCAAAACAAGTCCCGGCGATTGTAAGCGAACAATAGTGAAAAGGTCCTTAGCGAATGTGCTAAGGACCTTTTTACTGGTGTGCAAAATTTTGTAGAAAAGGTAAGAGCCTCGAATATGTAAAAACACATTCGAGGCTCTTTGTTTAATTTTATGACAGAAGAGGTTTCGGCTCATTGGTTTCTTCTGTTTCTGCTGCAACTTGAGGATGCAACACACCAACTCCATGTTGTTCCACATCTAATAATTTTTCGAAAGAAGCAATTGCAACTTCTACTTGCTTGTCGTCTGGCTCTTTTGTTGTTAGTAATTGCAACCAAAGCCCAGGGTAGCCTAGATAACGAAGTACCGGTACGTTGCGCACCGCATTCGTCAACTGTAATACTTCAAATGATATGCCGAGCACTACCGGAATTAACAAAATCCGATTGAGGACGCGTAACCAAAGTGGATCGGTTGGAACTAAGAAGTAGATGAACATTCCGACGATGACTGTGAACAAAATGAAACTGCTACCGCATCGATAATGCAATCGAGATTGCGACTGTACGTTTTCCACTGTCATTTCCATATTACTTTCGTAG encodes the following:
- a CDS encoding carbon starvation protein A is translated as MLTFLSSIVLLVIGYLTYSKVVEKVFVIDDARKTPAYTQADGMDYVPMSWWKGWLIQLLNIAGLGPIFGAIAGALYGPVAFIWIVFGSIFAGAVHDYFSGMLSLKHGGAQFPKIVGEYLGDIARRFINVISIVLMVLVAAAFTAGPAQLISSITPLSFIVSLIIIFGYFVLAAILPINKIIGRLYPVFGVVLIVMAVGIGGALLFGPEKIPNLTLQNLHPGELPIWPLLMVTISCGAISGFHCTQSPIVSRTMKKESEGRKVFYGAMIAEGIIAMVWAAAGMTFFGGTAGLQGALAAGGPAGAVNEISSTLLGSFGGMLAILGVIILPITTGDTALRSARMIFTEATSKWLNPNKKWVVLATTLLLGVPMFYLSTIDYSFLWRYVGGTNQLVAAVMLWTATSFLIREKRAHWIAGIPAMFMTAVVVTYWMYAPEGLHLDYAVSVGTGIAVSAAIGVFYILKVIQSKQVPAIVSEQ